One Vitis vinifera cultivar Pinot Noir 40024 chromosome 15, ASM3070453v1 genomic window, GTAAGGATGGTACAACATGACTTATTTTGTGCTTTTTGTAGAAACTGTTTCCCTTAACCTATTCACTTGTGAATGCTGCCTGGCTTTCAAACAGAGTATGTTCTCTTAATCCCTTATATATAGATCTTATTTGAACTCCAAATACTGAATATGTGGTACAGGTTTTTATATCTGGTACTCAATAATTATATCTTTAACTagatttccttttttctatGAAGAAAAATACTCACAACCTTCTTGGTTGTTGACCTGCATATTTagatgtttcattttttatatagtaaGAAGCCATAATTGTTGTACTCTGTAAAAATTGTAGGTGGCATGCTGTCGCATCATGGACATGGGATGCCCAAGATGAAACCTGTGGGATTTGTAGGATGGCATTTGATGGTTGTTGTCCTGATTGTAAACTCCCTGGAGATGATTGCCCGCTAAGTAAGTGGCTGACTTTGGTTACTTTATTGTCTTGCTGTTGTGTATTCAAGTTTGCCCAGATTCTGAATAATTACTTATTTTTGTAGTTGAATATGCTTATTGTAGGAGCTCCTGCATAAGTTTCCATATATTAGCCACTGAAAATTGGTGGATTTAAAATAACTTCTCCTATCAACTTTGCCACCTTCTCTGAACTACTTTCCCATATTTTTAGTTCAATGTACAGATTTTAGCAGCTTCTCCATTAAGTTCCTCTGTGTTAGTCTTTGACCAATGGTGGATTTAAAATAGTTCTTGCTGTAGGCTACAATTACATCATGCCCTCCCCTGAACTTCCCTCCCTGTATTTCTATGTGTTAACTGTTAAGAGTGCATCATGAATGgcattttttggatggtttatGAGGCATAGAAAAGAAAGCTTTCAGGttcaattttagaaattgaaagtGTTGTTTCTTGAAAAGCTTACATCtttcattttcacttttaattttttggccTCGTATTTCATTCTCCTGGATATAtcttgaaattatatttttaaatctagaATTTTCCTAGTGGCTTGTGAATATTGGCATGTAATATAATATAGTTTCTTGTCGGACATGAAATCTCCTGTGTCATTTATCTTCTCTATTGCTTTTTCTCCATTATGGATGGATCATTAAGTTTCTTGTGGCCTCTTCACCATTGTGCATGCATCATTTAtcatctcatttatttttttctctatgaTGGTTTCTGGACATGGATTGGGAACCTTCCTGCCCCAAGCGTCCCAGCCTAACGTTTTGTTCTTGCTTGGGCATATGTGGAAATTAATCATTAAAATGAGTATGCATGTGGCATGCTTGTTGTTTGGCCAGCATGATTATGATCCTAAGATCTGCATGAGTTAATCTTCCTTAAAGAGAAGTTCATAGGGATCTGGGAAGTGGGTTGTTTGGAtggaatatttcattttatggGGTTCTTTTGATtgacaaatatttatatatataaaaaaaagattaaagaaacttttaagttttttttaggaattggtATCAATCCAACTAATGATTCTATTAACCATTGTTTTGTCCTGCAGTTTGGGGTGCTTGCAACCATGCATTTCATCTCCATTGCATCTTGAAATGGGTGAATTCGCAGACTCCTCAAGCGCATTGCCCCATGTGCCGTAGGGAATGGCAGTTCAAAGGATGAAATATGCAAGTTGTATGAATTCTTGGTCTGTATCTCTATATGTCTCAGAAGTGTATTAGTTGATATTAGATGGGCAACACTTTACCTGGAAAGTTAGAGGTTTCAGTCATATATTTAGCTTTGTATATGGCACAAAAACCCCCTTTACTAATTTGATTAACTATTATAATCCTTTACCAGATAATAATGATGATTAGTGATCATACATTGGCATTTTATGTACTTGCTTTTTTGAACCatcttttgaaaaaggaaacACTAGTGTGGAGAAAAGAATAGGCCCTTAAAGAGGTTAAAAGGAAATGTGGGGTTCCTGTACAAAAAGAAACTTAATATGAGATGTTAACAGCTGTTTCCTTTATAACACTCAAAACAGCTATTTCATTTAGAGCACCCACCACTGTCAGTGGGATAGGCAAATGCATAAGCACAGTTCTAAAGAAAGTGAAACGACATAAAGAATATTCTAACTTCACTGTTGCATGTCTTATGAAGTGGATATGTAATGCGTGGCATGTGTGTTAGGCTCAACTTTATTTTCATATCtaggtaaataaaataaaaaaagaagaaaagtccaATGCTCCTGCTTGCAAATATGCTAGTGTGCTGGAACATATATGCTTGCTATGGAATTTTGCTCCAAGTTGACGAGTTCTGGGTTCCATGGCTCACCTTTGGCTGCCCTCTTTTCTTTAGGTAAATGAATGGTTCTACAATCTGGCCTGATGGTGTTCATTTCAATCGCAGTGTAAAAAAATGCGCTTCCATGTatcatattttagtttttatccATATTCTGTAGTCTGATACTGTAATTACATATCAGATACAGAAGTTCTTCATGCTTGATGGGCACATGGTCATCTTGTTTCTTGTATAAAGCCAAACTCTTCATGTGATGCACAAGTGTTTTGTTTCACACAAGAATGCTTCCTTTGTATGGTGGTTAACTGCTCTACTATTTGATTGCTTAAATTACAAGGAAAAAGGAATATTAATTGTAGCTATTACGTGGTTAGGTAAGTCCAAAACTTGGGGGGCCTTTTTGTTGGATGAGAATCGAATCCCATTAACATTTTGGGTGGGAAAAAAGGTGGATAAAATGCTTCTTTCAAAGAACAGCATCCTAAGAAttataaggaagaaaaaaggtGGCCTAGAAAATAATCTGAATCTCTTTTTTTATGTTCTGTCTGCTTTTTATGGTGGTGATACACTCCATCAAATACCCCACCACCATCCTCCTATCTCTGGATGGGAATATAACCCCACAAGGGCCACCACCAACCGTTATACAACATAGAAGGAAAAATAGGTACAAGAAAACATCACTTCATACTTttaatagataataataattgtgaCAATAGTACAAAGACATGGAAACATGGAAACAAATTTGATATTCTAGCAAAACACTAAAATGACCACCACCATTGTAATCACCCACCAACAAGTTTTTCTCCTAATTGAaacaaaatgaaggaaaagaacaaaaaccGCTGGCACACGATGAATGTGGAATCATCCATTAGGTAATACTCCAAATCAGTACTGTCCATCCAGAAGTAACAATCAAGCTAACTCCATGGGCCCTCCACACTCCCCCACCACCTGCCACAAAGTTAATACCGGTAATCATCGCCATATCTTAATAAAATGTGACAGACAAAGAAAAGAGCCATAacccattttaaaataaaaattattcaatctTCTATCTTTATATATGGCCATCAGATGCCACTGTTTGTAATGGTCCGAACCCCTCAATTATTAGATCtgattcaaaaatttgaatataagCATTGGATGGTGAAGGTCAAATCAAGTAGGACTCTTCTTTTGTATATCATTTtctgtattaaaaaaaaaaaagttcaaagtAAAACAATTGTACACGTTTCAGTAAATAATTCAACGAGTTAGTCGGCAGGATGTACGTGGCACATGTACAAAAATTGAATTGTGGGTGTAATATGCAAAAATATGCAAGAGAGATGATATTTACCAGAGAGTGGATTATCACTTGGTGATGACATAGACAGCATAGACAATTCCAGGAAGGTAGCCGAAAAAAGTCAGCACCAAACAGATCCAGAACTCCGCCTGCATCATCATGTCACCATTCAGCAATTGGACAAGGGGTATTACAAAGATGAATCCTATATATGAAGTCAATTTGAATCCAGAAAGTGATTCTGAACCCATTAATCATTCAGTTAACACAAACCATGATTAGTTTAAAGAGCTGGAAATCGAGTACCTGGCATCCAAACTTGATTCAAATTGAATGATTAGTTAACTGAATGATTAGTCTGTATCTCTATGTGTCTCAGAAGTGTATTAGTTGATATTAGATGGGCAACACTTTACCTTGAAAGTTAGAGGTTTAAGTCATatatttagggtttagggtttagggtttagggtttagggtttggtgtttagggtttagggtttaggggttggGGTTCGGGGTTCGGGGTTTGGGGTTCGGGGTTCGGGGTTCAGGGTTCGGGGTTTCGGGTTTcaggtttcgggtttcgggtttcgggtttcgggttccGGGTTTCGGGTTCCGAATTTCAGGTTTcaggtttcgggtttcgggtttcgggtttagggtttcgggtttcgggtttcgggtttagggtttagggtttcgggtttcgggtttcgggtttggggtttggggtttcgggtttcgggtttggggtttggggtttggggtttcgggtttggggtttcgggtttcgggtttggggtttggggtatggggtttggggtttggggttcgGGGTTTGGGGCTCGGGGTTCGGGGTTCGGGGTTTAGGGTTGGGGTTTCGgatttcgggtttcgggtttcgggtttagggtttagggtttagggtttagggttttagggttttagggtttagggtttagggttttagggttttagggtttagggtttagggtttagggtttagggtttaggggttagggttttgggttttgggttttgggttttagggtttaggggttagggttttggggttagggtttagggttttgggttttagggtttagggtttagggtttacggttttagggtttagggttttagggttttgggtttagggtttagggtttagggtttaggggtttagggtttagggtttaggggtttagggttttagggtttagggttttagggtttagggtttagggtttagggtttagggtttagggtttagggtttcgggtttcgggtttagggtttagggtttagggtttagggtttagggtttagggtttcgggtttcgggtttcgggtttcgggtttagggtttagggtttagggtttagggtttagggtttcgagtttagggtttagggtttagggtttagggtttagggtttcgggtttcgggtttagggtttagggtttcaggtttcgggtttcgggtttcgggtttcgggtttagggtttcgggtttcgggtttcgggtttatggtttagggtttagggtttcgggtttcgggtttcgggtttcgggtttcgggtttcgggtttagggtttcgggtttcgggtttcggggttagggtttagggtttagggtttcgggtttcgggtttcgggtttagggtttagggtttagggtttaaggtttagggtttcgggtttagggtttcgggtttcgggtttcgggtttcgggtttaggtttagggtttagggtttagggtttagggtttcggggtTCGGGGTtcggggtttggggtttagggtttagggtttagggtttagggtttagggtttagggtttagggtttagggttttagggtttagggtttagggtttagggttttagggtttagggtttagggttttagggtttaggggttagggtttagggtttagggttttagggtttagggttttagggtttaggggttagggttttagggtttggggtttagggtttaggggttagggtttaggggttaggggtttagggtttaggggttagggttttagggtttagggtttagggtttaggggtttaggggtttagggttttaggggtttagggttttaggggtttagggtttagggtttagggtttagggtttggggtttagggtttagggtttggggtttggggtttagggtttagggtttagggtttggggtttggggtttagggtttcgggtttagggtttagggtttagggtttagggtttagggtttagggtttagggtttagggtttagggtgatcgggtttagggtttagggtttagggtttagggtttagggtttagggtttagggtgatcgggtttagggtttagggtttagggtttagggtgatCACGACCCGAGGCGTATTGTGCTAGAGTGTCGCCATGTAGCtccattaaaaacaaatattaaaaaagaacaaGTCAAACGGCTAAGGGCTAAGGAttaagggctaagggctaagggctaagggtTAAGGCTAAATGCTAAGTGCTAAGTGCTAAGGTCTAAGTGCTAAAGGCTGAGGGCTAACGGCTAAGTGTAGGGGCTAAGGGCTAAATTCTAAGtgctaagggctaagggctaagggtTAAGAGCTAATGGCTAAAGGCTAAGACCTAAAATCTAAGGCCTAAGGGGTAAACCCTATaccctaaataaaaaaaaaactaaaaaaaaaatattaagcttTCCGAAAAAGGCCCGAAAttgggtttgaaaatttttgtttgcttgGGTTTTTGGAGGGGCTTCCATATTGCCtccgaattaaaaaaaaaaaaaaaaaaaaaatagttgggTCGAAAGTGGGCCCACAATAGCCCATATAAGGGCCGCCTAGTGTGGTGGGGAGGGGCTGCTATGTGGCAGcccattatttaaaaaaaaaaaaaaaaaaggggccCAGATTTTGGGCCGAAATTGGGGCCAAAATGGCCCATAAATGGGTGGGCTAATGGGGTGTGGAGGGGCTGCCACATGGCAGCCCACtgtcttttttaaataaaaaaaaaaaaaaaaaaggaggccCATATTTTGGGCCGAAAATGGGTCGAATTTGGGCCCAAAATGGCCCAAAAATGGGTTTTTGTGGGTGCCACGTGGAGCACCCTCaaaattccataaaaaaaaaacaaaagaaaagaaaaaaggtgggGGGAGCCTGGCCGCACCTGAGCGCGCCACGTGGCAGCTGGGTGCTCAGGTGTGGCTGGTGCCCCTTCCCTTTTGCCCAGGAGGGCTGCCGACCCTCCGTTCTTTCCATGGCGATTCCGGCTATCTCGGGCGACGTCGAGAGGCAAGAGGGGTCCACCGTCATAGTTTTCGACGTGGTCTTTCCATCCATGGGGTCGGATCGTCGGGATTATGGCCAGAAGGTATCGAAAATCGCGcttaaaaaaaaggggaaaattcTCACTTTTTTGGCATTATTCACACTATTCGTAAGACATTTACCCTTATAATATCGGGGTTCGAGAAATTTCTTCTGAAAAAGGAGGTCAGGCCGTCATAGCCCTCGACAAGGgctttcgatccgtacggttggattcgcaTTGCAATGACGGGAAGGGCAGGAAAAATGGCTTGGAAAATATTTTACGTTTACTATTCATATGAAACGGGTGCGCTCACTTCCGGGGTGCGGATCAAAAGGCATGGGTCCCTCGGAACGAAAAAGAAGGGTTGCGCGACGTCCGTTGACGTGTCTAGTTTCGATCCAACGGTTCGAATCGTGGAAAGTGGGTTCGGAAGGGGGGTATTTTTGGGCATTTCCGCGAAGGGCGCAATGGTCAAACCACTATTCAAAAAAGACGTTTTTTGGAATTTGACTTTGGGGCCGGCCTAGTTTCGAAGGAAACGGCGTGGAGAAGCAAACTAGTGAGGTTCCCTCACTACTATCGCTGTTTTTCGGCAATCCGAGATCGTTTAGGGCCTCAAAATCGCGTTCAAAGTTTCGTTTTTTTTGGTGGTTTTTCCGGATCTACCGGTTGCCCCTAAAACCGTCGTAAACAGAATTTTGCTTTCCATAGTCCTCGATGGTACGAGTCTAACGGCACCGACGGATCGCCGTTTCGACGTCGTTCGGTCCCGATCCAACGGTGGGGAAAATGGGCCAAATCTCACTTTTTCTCGATTGGGCCCCGCGGAGCCAGAATCGTCCCAATCATATGGTTCCATATCGTTCCTCTCGAAAAATTATgcgatttcaaaaaaaaattcgtCCAATTCCGACTCCCGAAACTAGACTTTCGGTTAAACAGACTCGTTTTAATCTAAAcaatataattttcatataaagcGTTACTATACGTTACATGTTCCATCCACTTATGCTTTTCTCCAAACCTCCCAACTTTATTCccgaatttttttttccacccaaACCCAACCCGACCTTTCACTACCCGACCCGGGACCCCggtcattaatattattttaatcgtctatttaatattatttcaataatggatttaatattatttttattctttattttatattatttttaatacttattcaatattattttaatattttatttaatattacttaataataatgatattattaatttattaattattattttttattttcataattaaattattaattaaatgggAATGGGCCTTATTTTTTGGGCccatttccttctttcctttgGGCTGGGCCCTTTCCTTACTTTTGGCCCAGCCCACCTCCTTCACTTCCCCTACCCACCTCCTTCACTTcacttcaattattattttatattattatatttacttatttaatatcatttaattaactatttaatatttattttactaattattaattaacaatttttCACATATTAtcttaatcaaatattaatttagttatttattatttatataattaaacaatgaatattttaattattaatttaatattattttatttggccCATTTCCTTACTTTTGGCCCAACCCACCTCCTTCActtcaattattatatttacttatttaatattattataatctaatcaattatttaatattatttaattaactatttaatatttattttactaattattaattaacaatattttatttaataataatgatattgttaatttattaattattattttttattttcataattaaattattaattaaatgggAATGGGCCTTATTTTTTTGGCccatttccttctttcctttgGGCTGGGCCCTTTCCTTACTTTTGGCCCAGCCCACATCTCCTTCTTCTCCTACccacatcttcttcttctcctaccCACCTCTCCTTCTCCTGCCCACCTCCTTcacttcaattattttatatcattatatttacttatttaatattattataatctaatcaattatttaatattatttaatgaactatttaatatttattttactaattattaataaacaatttttcaCATATTATCttaatacaaaaattaatttagttatttattatttatataattaaataatgaatattttaattatcaatttaatattattttatttacttattttattaaccaTTTAATACTTACTTTACTAATTCTTAatcattcttattttaattaataaatttaaaatacttactataattaatcaattaattttttattttttattttaatttcattctttatataatattattttacaactaattaattatttaaatattttaattactaatttaatattatcttatttacttatttacttctttattattattttatttatttaaaaatatgctCGTACGCCGCGGGACGCGTGCGAGCACTGTACCGAGCGCGACTCGGGCTGCGAGTGTGAGTGTGATGGGAATCAATCCCGATATGCCgtgagccaccatctcgggtttcGCGCCGAtactgtagcaacgtacgcctcgggacgcgtgcgatcactgtagcgagtGAGACTCGGGGtgcgagtgtgattggaatcccGAGATGCCGcgagccaccatctcgggtttcgtgtcgacactgtagcaacgtactCCTCGGGACGCGTGTcgacactgtagcaacgtactcctcgggacgcgtgcgatcactgtagcgagcgcgactcgggttgcgagtgtgattggaatcccGAGATGGCACTAGCAACCATTTAGGGGTTCGTgcgacactgtagcaacgtacgccTCGGGCCGCGTGCGATTACTGTAGCGCCCGCGACTCGGGTtgcgagtgtgattggaatcctgagatgtcgggagccaccatctcgggttacGCGAcgacactgtagcaacgtacgccTCGAGGCACGTGCGATTACTATAGCACGTGAGacagtgattggaatcctgagaggtCGGGATCCACCACCATCATGGGTTACgtggcgacactgtagcaacgtatgtctcgggacgcgtgcgatcactgtagcgagcgCGACTCGGGTTGCGACAATGATTGGAATCCTAAGAGGTcgggagccaccatctcgggttacGTGGCGCCACTGTAGCAATGTACGTCTCGGGAAACGTGTGatcactgtagcaacgtacgcatcgggacgcgtgcgatcactgtagcgagcgcgactcgggttgcgagtgtgattggaatcctgagatgtcgtgagccaccatctcgggtttcGTGTCGACACTGTAGCCCCGTACGCCTCGGggcgcgtgcgatcactgtagcgcgtgcgacagtgattggaatcctgagaggtCGGGAGCCACCATCTTGGGGTACgtggcgacactgtagcaacgcaagtctcgggacgcgtgcgatcactgtggCAACGTATGTATCGGGACGCGTGTGatcactgtagcaacgtacgtcacgaggacgcgtgcgatcactgtagtgagcgcgactcgggttgcgacagtgattggaatcctgagaggtCGGGAACCACAATCTCGGGTTACgtggcgacactgtagcaacgtacgtctcGGGACACGTGCGATCACTATAGCAACGAACGTATAGGgtcgcgtgcgatcactgtagcaagcgtacgtctcgggacgcgtgcgatcactgtagcgagcgcgactcgggttgcgagtgtgattggaatcctgagatgTCGTGACCCAATATCTCGGGTTTCGTGTCGACACTGTAGCGCCGTACGCCTCGGGGCGCGTGCGATCACTATAGCGCGTGCGacagtgattggaatcctgattTGTCGGGAGCCAACATCTCGGGTTACgtggcgacactgtagcaaTGTACGtatcgggacgcgtgcgatcactgtagtgAGCGCGACTGGGGTtgcgagtgtgattggaatcctgagatgTCGTGAGCACCATCCCGGGTTTCGTGTCAACACTGTAGCACCGTACGCCTCGGggcgcgtgcgatcactgtagcgtgtgcgacagtgattggaatcctgagaggtCGAGAGCTAACATCTCGGGTTACAtggcgacactgtagcaacgtaTGTCTCGGGACgtgtgcgatcactgtagcaacgtacggctcgggacgcgtgcgatcactgtagcgagcgCGACTCCGATtgcgagtgtgattggaatcctgaaaGGTCGGAAGCTACCATCTCGGGAcacgtgcgatcactgtagcaaaGTACGtatcgggacgcgtgcgatcactgtagcaacgtacgtctcgggacgcgtgcgatcactgtagcgagcgCGACTCGAGTTGTAacagtgattggaatcctgaaaGGTCGGGAGCCACACTATCGGGTTACGTGGCGACACTCTACCAACGTACGTATCgagacgcgtgcgatcactgtagaaCCGTACGTCTCGGGACGCGTACGATCACTGTCGTGAGCGCGACTCGGGTtgcgagtgtgattggaatcctgagaggtcaagagccaccatctcgggttacgtggcgatcactgtagcaacgtacgtctcgggacgcgtgcgatcactataGCGAGCGCGACTCGGGTTGCGACAGTGATTGGAATCCGGAGAGGTCGAGAGCCAACATCTCGAGTTATGTGGTgacactgtagcaacgtacgtctcgggacgcgtgcgaccACTGTAGCAGCGTacgtctcgggacgcgtgcgaccACTGTAGCAGCGTacgtctcgggacgcgtgcgatcactgtagcaacgtacgtctggggacgcgtgcgatcactgtagcgagcgcgactcgagttgcgagtgtgattggaatcctgagagatcaggagccaccatctcgggttacgtggcgacactgtagcaacgtacgtctcgggacgcgtgcgatcactgtagcgatCGCGACTCGGGTTGCGATAGTGATTGGAATCCGGAAAGGCCGAGAGCCAACATCTCGGGTTATGTGGCGACACCGTACCAACGTACGTCTTGGGACGCACGCGACCACTGTAGCAGCGTACGTCTCGGgaagcgtgcgatcactgtagcaacgtacgtctcgggacgcgtgcTATCACTGTACCAACGTAAGTCtggggacgcgtgcgatcactgtagcgagcgcgactgtgattggaatcctgagaggtcgggagccaccatctcgggacacgtgcgatcactgtagcaaaGTACGTAtcggacgcgtgcgatcactataGCAACGTAtgtctcgggacgcgtgcgatcactgttaCGAGCGCGACTTGGGTtgcgagtgtgattggaatccAGAGATGTCgtgagccaccatctcggggTTCGTGTCGACACTGTAGCACCGTACgcctcgggacgcgtgcgatcactgtagcaacgtacgttTGGGGACGCGTGTGATCACTGTAGCGAGCGCGACTCCGGTtgcgagtgtgattggaatcctgagaggtcgggagccaccatctcgggacacgtgcgatcactgtagcaaaGTACGtatcgggacgcgtgcgatcactgtatcGAGCGCGACTCGTTTCgcgagtgtgattggaatcctgagatatcgtgagccaccatctcgggtttcGTGTCGACACTGTAGCCCTGTGCGCCTCGGGGCGCGT contains:
- the LOC100258557 gene encoding anaphase-promoting complex subunit 11 isoform X2 gives rise to the protein MWWHAVASWTWDAQDETCGICRMAFDGCCPDCKLPGDDCPLIWGACNHAFHLHCILKWVNSQTPQAHCPMCRREWQFKG
- the LOC100258557 gene encoding anaphase-promoting complex subunit 11 isoform X1; this encodes MWYRWHAVASWTWDAQDETCGICRMAFDGCCPDCKLPGDDCPLIWGACNHAFHLHCILKWVNSQTPQAHCPMCRREWQFKG